One window from the genome of Marinobacter sp. es.048 encodes:
- a CDS encoding zinc-dependent alcohol dehydrogenase, with amino-acid sequence MQRDSDVPDTKTMARAWWVTGAGKGEIQETPLEQPGGEKEEELVTVQALYSGISRGTESLVFHGRVPRSEYSAMRAPFQAGDFPWPVKYGYANVGKVVEGPAELMGQTVFCLYPHQNCYRVPASAVTPLPRDLPAARAILAANMETAVNGLWDGAPAVGDRIAVVGLGVVGLLVAWLASRIPGTRVTAIDTNPERQAVAEQLGLTFSSESGADDHDLVIHASGHPSGLETALELAGQEATIVEMSWYGDQLVSAPLGAAFHPRRLTLKSSQVGQIVPSRVPRWGYRKRLALALELLQDDALDALITGECKFDDLPKSMARILIDGRETLCHRVVY; translated from the coding sequence TTGCAACGCGATTCTGATGTTCCGGATACGAAGACAATGGCCCGGGCCTGGTGGGTAACCGGCGCTGGCAAGGGCGAGATTCAGGAAACACCGCTTGAGCAGCCGGGTGGTGAAAAGGAAGAAGAGCTGGTCACTGTTCAGGCCCTCTATTCCGGCATCAGCCGGGGTACCGAATCACTGGTTTTTCATGGCCGGGTCCCCAGGAGTGAATACTCGGCAATGCGTGCACCTTTTCAGGCGGGGGATTTCCCCTGGCCGGTGAAGTACGGCTACGCCAACGTTGGCAAGGTTGTGGAAGGGCCTGCCGAGTTAATGGGGCAAACGGTGTTCTGCCTGTATCCGCACCAGAATTGCTACCGAGTGCCGGCGTCGGCGGTAACGCCTTTGCCGAGAGACTTGCCCGCCGCGCGAGCAATCCTTGCGGCCAATATGGAAACCGCGGTCAACGGCCTCTGGGATGGAGCGCCAGCGGTCGGTGATCGGATTGCCGTGGTTGGTCTCGGTGTGGTTGGTCTGCTCGTCGCCTGGCTGGCCAGCCGTATCCCGGGAACCCGTGTTACCGCAATCGACACGAATCCAGAAAGACAGGCCGTTGCCGAACAACTGGGGCTGACCTTCAGCAGCGAATCCGGCGCCGATGATCACGACCTGGTGATCCATGCCAGTGGCCACCCGTCGGGCCTGGAGACCGCCCTTGAGCTGGCGGGGCAGGAGGCGACCATTGTGGAAATGAGCTGGTACGGTGATCAGCTGGTATCTGCACCTTTGGGGGCCGCATTCCACCCGCGGCGCCTGACCCTGAAATCCAGTCAGGTGGGCCAGATTGTGCCCTCCCGAGTCCCACGATGGGGCTATCGCAAACGCCTGGCGCTCGCGTTGGAATTGCTCCAGGACGATGCACTGGATGCGCTGATTACCGGCGAGTGCAAGTTTGATGATTTGCCAAAGTCCATGGCACGAATTCTGATTGATGGCCGGGAGACTCTCTGCCATCGCGTTGTTTATTGA
- a CDS encoding 6-pyruvoyl trahydropterin synthase family protein: MFGLTVRDHMMIAHSFNGEIFGPAQKVHGATYVVDVTFERHQLDKDDLVVDIGLASELLNNILSEFNMQNLDELPELRGRNTTTEFMAKLVFDRMAAAIHGGRLGETGKGIVSLKVTLSESHIAWASYHAGI; the protein is encoded by the coding sequence ATGTTCGGTTTGACGGTCCGGGACCACATGATGATTGCCCACAGCTTCAATGGAGAGATCTTTGGTCCTGCGCAGAAGGTGCATGGTGCCACCTATGTGGTGGACGTGACTTTTGAGCGTCACCAACTGGATAAAGACGACCTGGTGGTCGACATCGGCCTGGCTTCCGAGCTTCTTAACAACATCCTCTCCGAATTCAATATGCAGAACCTGGACGAGCTGCCGGAACTGCGTGGCCGGAATACCACCACTGAGTTCATGGCTAAACTGGTGTTCGATCGTATGGCGGCAGCCATTCATGGTGGCCGGCTGGGTGAGACAGGGAAAGGGATTGTCAGCCTGAAAGTCACCCTCTCTGAATCCCACATTGCCTGGGCCAGCTACCATGCCGGAATCTGA